GCCCCCGCACCTGCCACGGGGAGCGCCGCCGCACCGGCGCCGGCCACCGCGCCGGCTCCCGCCGCCAAGCCAGTGCAACAGGGACCGGCGTCATGAGCAAGAAATTCAACATCAAAGAGCTGGATTTCAACAATCTCGGCAATTGGCCGCAGCAGGCCAAGATCGTGTTCTGCGTGCTGGTGACCCTGTTCATCCTGGCCATTTCCTGGTTCCTGCTGATCAGCAGCAAGAGCGACGAGTTGCAGACGCTGGAGCAGAAGGAAACCGAGCTGCGCGCCTCCTTCGAGAAGGAACAGAGCCGGGCGGTGAACCTGCAGCCGCTGAAGCAGCAACTGGTGCAGATGGAGCAGGTGCTGCAGCAGATGCTGCGGCAGTTGCCCAGCAAGACCGAGATGCCCGACCTGATCATCGACATCTCGCAGACTGCGCTGTCCAGCGGCCTGACCAACGAGCTGTTCCAGCCGGGTCCGGAGTCGCCGAAGGAGTTCTACGCGGAGAAGCCGATCGCCCTGCGCATGGTCGGCAGCTACCACCAGTTCGGCGCCTTCGTCAGCGGTGTGGCCTCGCTGCCGCGGGTGGTGATCCTGACCATGCACGACATCAACCTGAAACCGCGCGACAAGAGCAACGGCATCACCGCGCGCGGCGAGCTGGAACTGTCCGGCACGGTCAAGACCTATCGCTATCTGGACGACAAGGAAATGGCCGACCAGGAACAGGCCGCAGCGGCCGCCAAGAAGGCCGGCAAGCAAGGCGGTGGAGCATGAGCCGGCAGCAGCGGATGGTCAGGATTCTCGCCGCGGCCGCGCTGGCGCTGGTGCTTGGCGCCTGCGGTCGCACCATTACCAGCACGCCGGGCGATGCGCCGAACCTGGAGAACTGGGTGAAGGAAGTGCGCGCACGACCGGCGCAGCCGCTGGAGCCGTTGCCGGTGATGCAGCAGTTCGAGACGTTCGAATATGCGGCGCAGGGCCTGCGCGATCCGTTCAGCGATGCCTGGGCCAACCCCGACGGCAGCAGCGGCCTGCGCCCGGATCCGAACCGCCGCAAGGAGCCGCTGGAACAGTTCCCGCTGGACAGCCTCAACATGGTCGGCACGCTGGGCAGCGGTGCCGGCCAGGTGGCGCTGGTGATGGCGCCGGACAAGGTGACCTACCGCGTGCGTCCGGGCGTGTACATGGGGCAGAGCGATGGCCGCGTGACCGGGGTGCACGAGGATCGCATCGATTTGATTGAACTGGTGCCGGATGGCGCCGGCGGCTGGCTGGAACGTCCCGCCTCCGTCGCGCTGGACGATCAATGATTGATTATGGGGATAGCACGATGACTTTTTCCAAAGCCCTGAGCCTGCGCCCCATCCGGCGCCACGCGACGATGCGGCTATGCGCCTTGGGGTTGGCGGCGATGCTCGGGAACGCGGTCGTCGCCAGTGCGGCAACGCCTGCCGCGCCTGCCGCTGCACCTGCCGCGCCCGCGGCGGCGCCGGCCAAGCTCACGGTGTCGAAGATCGACTTCAAGCGCGGCGACGGCGGCGCGGGGCGGCTGATCCTGTCGTTCAACGGCAGCGGCGCCAGCCCGGACCTGCGTACCCAGGGCAACAACGTCGTGGTCGACGTCGGTAATGCCGTGCTGCCACCGGAACTGCAGCGTCCGCTCAACGTCACCGACTTCGCGACCCCGGTGCAGCGCATCGATGCCAAGCCCTATGCCGGCGGTGCCGAGCTGGTGCTGAACACCAATGGCGGCTTCGAATCCCTGGCCTATCAGTCCGGGAACGAGTACGTGGTCGAGATCACCCCGCGCGCCGCCGCGCCGGCGGTGGGCGCGGTCACCGCCACCACGGTGAGCCAGGCCGCCGCGCAGGTCGCTGCCCGCGGCTACAGCGGCAAGCCGGTGACCTTCAACTTCCAGGACGTGCCGGTGCGCACGGTGCTGCAGTTGATCGCCGAGGAGTCCAATCTCAACATCGTCGCCTCCGACACCGTGCAGGGCAGCGTCACCCTGCGCCTGGTCAACGTACCCTGGGACCAGGCGCTGGACATCGTGCTGCGCGCCAAGGGCCTGGACAAGCGCCGCGACGGCAAGGTGATCTGGGTCGCGCCGCAGCAGGAACTGGCCAAGTTCGAGCAGGACAAGGAAGACGCGCGCATCGCGATCGAGAACCGCGAGGACCTGATCACCGACTACGTGCAGATCAACTATCACAGCGCCACCGCGATCTTCAAGGCGCTGACCGAGGCCAAGGGCATCGGTGGCAGCGGTGGCGGTGGTGGTGGAAACGGCGGCAGCAACGGTAACAGCCAGAACGACAACGGCTTCCTGTCGCCGCGTGGGCGCATCGTCGCCGACGAGCGCACCAACACGCTGATGATCAGCGACATCCCGAAGAAGGTCGCGCAGATGCGCGAGCTGATCAACGTGATCGACCGGCCGGTCGACCAGGTGCTGATCGAAGGCCGCATCGTCATTGCGACCGATACCTTCGCGCGTGATCTGGGCGCGCGCTTCGGTATCGCTGGCCGCCGGCAGTACGGCGACAACACCGCGGTGATCAGCGGCAACGTGGCCAACAACACGTCGATCCTCAACAGCAGCGTGCATAACATTCCGAGCGGGCTGAATTTCAATATGCCCGCCGGCACCTTCACCACCGGTACGCCTGGTGCGATTGCGTACACCCTGCTGGGTGCCAATTTCTCCCTGGACATGGAATTGTCCGCACTGCAGGAGGAGGGCCGTGGCGAGGTGATCTCCAATCCGCGCATCGTGACCTCCAACCAGCGTGAGGCAGTGATCCGGCAAGGCAAGGAAATCGGCTATGTCACCATCACAGGCGGCAGCAGCGGAGTTGCCGCCACGCCGAATGTGCAGTTCAAGGAAGTGCTGCTTGAGCTGAAGGTGACGCCGACCATCACCGACGACAACCGCATCTTCTTGAACATGAACGTGAAGAAGGATGAGGTTGATAGCTACATTACGCTCAGCGGTTACGGCCAGGTCCCTGTCATCAACCGGCGCGAGATCAACACGGCCGTCCTGGTCGATGATGGGCAGACCGTAGTCATCGGTGGTGTCTACGAATTCACCGATCGCAGCAGCATCTCCAAGGTGCCGTTCCTGGGCGATGTGCCGTTCCTGGGCAACCTGTTCAAGAAGCGTGGTCGCAGCAAGGACAAGGCGGAGTTGCTGATCTTCGTGACCCCGAAGCTGATGCGTGTGGCCAAGCGCTCGCCCGCCGGCTGAGCGTCGGCGCAGACAGCTGTAACTCCCGACGGGAGAGGCGCAAGCCTCTCCCGTCGGCGTTTATGCTGCGTGGATGAGGAAATCCTGAATTCGCCGCACGCGGCGTCGGCCGCGCGCTGAACCATTTTCACCGGTGATCGGTCAGACTGCGCAAATGAACACGTCCTCCTCACCCCTCGATTCCCCGCCGGCCGCGCCCGAGCAGCAGCGCTTGCACGCCGCGTTCGTCGCCCTGCGCGACGGCCTGTCCCAGACCATCGTCGGCCAGTCGGCGCTGGTGGAACGCCTGCTGATCGCGCTGCTCGCCGACGGCCATCTGCTGGTCGAAGGCGCGCCCGGCCTGGCCAAGACCACGGCGATCCGCGCCCTGGCCTCACGCCTGGAAGCGGACTTCGCCCGCGTGCAGTTCACGCCCGACCTGCTCCCGGCCGACCTTACCGGCACCGAGGTGTGGCGTCCGCAGGAGAGCCGCTTCGAGTTCCTGCCCGGGCCGATCTTCCATCCGATCCTGCTCGCCGACGAAATCAACCGCGCACCGGCCAAGGTGCAGTCGGCGCTGCTCGAAGCGATGGGCGAGCGCCAGGTGACCGTCGGCCGGCATACCTATGCGCTGCCGAAGCTGTTCCTGGTGATGGCGACGCAGAATCCGATCGAGCAGGAAGGCACCTTCCCGCTGCCGGAGGCGCAGTTGGATCGCTTCCTGATGCATGTGCGGATCGGCTATCCGGAGGCGGCCGCGGAAGCGGAGATCCTGCGCCTGGCCCGCGAGCGCGCTCGCGAGACGCTGGAGTCGGGCGAGGCACCGCCGCCGCGCATGCCGCTGGAAGACGTGTTCGCGGCGCGCCGCGCGGTGCTGGCGTTGCACATGGCGCCGCCGCTGGAGCGCTATCTGATCGAACTGGTGCTGGCCTCGCGCGACGCCAGCGGCTACGACGCCGCATTGGCGCGGCGCATCGCCTGGGGGGCAAGCCCGCGCGGCTCGATCGCGCTGGAGCGTTGCGCCCGCGCCCGGGCGTGGCTGGCCGGACGCGACTTCGTCACGCCCGACGACGTGCGCGCGGTCGCCGCCGATGTGCTGCGCCATCGCGTGCTGCCCAGCTACGAAGCTACCGCCGAAGGCTGGGACGGCGATCGCCTGGTCGCGGCCCTGTTGGACAAGGTGCCGCCGCCGTGAGCGGGCGCCGCCAAGCACGGCTGCTGTCCGCCGTCCGCCTGCGCGCGGAGTAACGACGATGGCACCGCAGCCGACCGCGCCGACCGCGCCGGGCATGCCGCACGCCGCCGCGCCGGCCGAGGCGGGGATTCGCCCCAGCCTGGCCGAGCTGGTGGCCCTGCGCGCGGCGGTCGCGCGCATTCCACCGCCGCGCCGCGGCCGTCATGGCCTCAGTGGGGCCGCCCCGTCGCCGATGCGTGGGCGCGGCATGGAATACGCCGAATCGCGCGAGTACGTGGTGGGCGATGACGTGCGGCACATCGATTGGCGGCTGACTGCGCGCAGCGGCCGCACCCACACCAAATTGTTCCAGGCCGAGCGCGAACGGCTCAGCCTGATCGTCGCCGATACCGCGCCGTCGCTGTACTTCGGCACCCGCGTCCGCTTCAAGTCGGTGCAGGCCGCGCGTGCCGGCGCGGTGGCGGCGTGGGCGGCGCAGCGACAGGGCGATCGGCTGGCCGCCTTGCGCGGCAGCCGCAGCGAAGCGCCGGTGCCGCCCGCGTCCGGACCGCGCGGCGTGCTGCGTGTGCTCGATGCGCTGGCACGCTGGTACGCACAGCCGCCGCAGGAAGACGCTGGCCTGGGCATGGCGCTGGATCACGCGGCCAAGCTGCTGCGACCGGGATCGCGCCTGACCGTGCTGGCCGATCCGGCCAGCGCGCAGGCAGTGCCCGCCGCCCGCTGGGCCGCGCTGGCGCTGCACAACGAAGTGGAGCTGCTGCTGCTTGCCGATCCGCTGGAAGTGCAGCCGCCTCGCGCGTCTCTTCCGTTCTGGGCAAGCGGCCGCCGCGTGGAAGTGGATCTGCTGGCGAGCGCCGCGCAGCAGCGCTGGCGCGCGCAGTTCGTGCAGCCGCTGGAAACCCTGGCCGCGGAACTGCCGGGCCGCGGCGTGCAGGTGCGGGTGCTGTTGAGCGACGCGCCCAGCGAGTCGTGGTTGCTGCCGGTGCAGCGGGGCGCGACGCCATGAGCCCGCAGCAACTTCCCCTGCGCGATGTGCACCTGCCGCCGGCACCGGCGTGGTGGCCGCCCGCACCGGGCTGGTGGATGCTGGCGGCCGTGCTGCTGCTGGCGATCGGTGCGGCGCTGTTCGTGTGGTTGCGTCGGCGCCAGCGCGTGCAGCGCTGGCAGCGCCAGTTCGACGCGGCAACGCGTACGGGCGAACCGCCGGCGCAGGTGGCCGAGGTCTCGGAACTGCTGCGGCGCGCGGCGCAACGCCACGATCCGGCCGCTGCGGCGCTGCAGGGCGAAGAGTGGTTGCGGTTCCTGGATGGTGGCGACAAACACCAGGCGTTCTCCGCCGGCCCCGGCCGTGTGCTGCTCGACGGCGGCTATCGTCCCAGCCTCGACCCGGCACAGGTGGAGGCATTGCTGCCGCTGGCGCGGCGCCGGTTTCTGACGTTGATGGCGGCGACGCGGCGCGGAGGACGGCGATGAGCCTGTTGCCGTCATCGTTGCAGAGTCTCAGCGACCTGGTGGCCGGTTTCGCCTGGCCCTGGATGTGGCTGGCGGTGCCGCTGCCGTTGCTGGCCAACCTGCTGCTGCCGGCGCGGCGCGGCAATGCGCCGGCCTTGCGCGTGCCCTATGGCGAACGCCTGCAGGCCGTGGCCGCCGCGCCGGCGCGCGGCGGATTGTGGCGTGCCAGCGTGTGGCTGGCATGGCTGGCCTGGTTCTGCCTGTGCGCAGCGGCGGCGCGTCCGCTGCAACTGGGCGAACCCATCATGCCGCCGCAGCAGGCACGCCAGTTGATGCTGGCGGTGGATCTGTCCGGCAGCATGAGCGAGCCGGACATGACCCTGGGCGGACGCGTGGTCGATCGCCTCACCGCGGCCAAGGCGGTGCTGGCCGACTTCCTCGACCGCCGCGACGGCGACCGCATCGGCCTGCTGGTGTTCGGCCAGCAGGCCTATGCGCTGACCCCGTTGACCGCCGATCTGGCCACGGTGCGCGACCAGTTGCGCGACAGCGTGGTCGGCCTGGCCGGGCGCGAGACCGCGTTGGGCGATGCGATCGCGCTGGCGGTCAAGCGCCTGCGCGAGCAGAAGCAGGGCGAGCGCGTGCTGATCGTGCTCACCGACGGCGTCAACACCGCCGGCGTGCTCGACCCGCTGAAGGCCGCGGAACTGGCCAAGGCCGAACACGTGCGCGTGTACACCATCGCCTTCGGCGGCGATGGCGGCATGTCCCTGTTCGGCCTGCCCATCCCCGGCAGCGGCGGCGACGACCAGGTCGACGAGGACACGCTGCGCAAGATCGCGCAGGACACCGGCGGGCGCTTCTTCCGCGCCCGCGACACCGCCGAGCTGGCGTCGATCTACGCCGAACTGGACCGGCTCGAGCCGGTGCGTTCGGCCGGTCCGGCGGTGCGGCCGCGGATCGAACGCTACGCCTGGCCGTTGGCCGCGGCGCTGGTCCTGGCATTGCTGTCCTTCATCTGGCCCTGGAGGCGGCAATGACCCGCGTGGCGGAGTTCCTCCAGGCCCTGCATCTGCTGCGCCCGGAGTGGTTGTGGGCGCTGCTGTTGCTGCCGCTGCTGGCGTGGAGCTGGTGGCGGCGGCGCCGGCGCCGCGACATCTGGCGGCGCACGGTGGATTCGCATCTGCTGCCGCACCTGCTGGCGCGCGGCGATGCCAAGGGCCGCGCCGGCCTGTTGCTGGGCGCGCTGGGGTATGCGCTGGCCGTGTTGGCGCTGGCCGGGCCGAGTTGGCGGCAGGAACAGCAGCCGCTGTGGCAGGCGCGCACGCCCCTGGTGATCGCGCTGGATCTGTCCGCGCAGATCGACGCGCGCGACCTGCCGCCGTCGCGGCTGCTGCAGGCACGGGCCAAGCTGGCGCGGCTGCTGCACGAGCGCGCCGGTGGCGAAGTGGCGCTGGTGGCCTACGCTGGCGAGCCGTATACGGTGGCGCCGCTGACCGACGATGCGGCGAACGTGGGCCTGTTTCTGGACGCGTTGTCGCCGCAGGTGATGCCGGTGGCGGGGCAGCGCACCGACCTGGCGATCGACTGGGCGGCGCAGTTGCTGCGCCAGGCCGGCTTCTCCCGCGGCGACATCCTGGTGCTCAGCGACCAGGCCGATGCGCAGGCGCAACAGGCGGCGGCGCGTGCGGCCGGGCAGGGCTATCACGTGTCCGCGTTGGGATTGGGGACCGCGCAGGGCGCCGCCTACCGCGACGACCAGGGCCGGCTCGCGCACGCACAACTGGATGCGGGCGCGTTGCGCGCGCTGGCGGCGGCCGGCACCGGTCGCTACGCCGGGCTGACGCCCGACGAGACGGATCTGCGCGCGCTTGGCGTGCTGCGGCCGCAGGAAGAGGATGCGACGGCCGCCGACGAAAGCCATGGCCGGGTCTGGCTGGACCAGGGCTACTGGCTGCTGCCGCCGCTGATGCTGCTGGCATTGCTCGCGTTCCGCCGTCGCGGTGGGGCGGCGGTGCTGCTGCTGGTGCTGGCGCCGCTGGCGATGCCGCTCCCGGTGCATGCGCAGGCACCGGCGCCGCCACAGATCCCGACGCCGCCACCCGGTCCTGTCGCAGGCGGGTTGTGGAAACGTGCCGACCAGATCCGCCAGCAACGGCTGGACGCGGGCGTGCAGGCCTATCGCAAGGGCGATTTCGCCGCCGCGCAGCAGCAGTTCGAAGGCATCGACAGCGACGCCGGCTGGTACAACCTCGGCAATGCGCTGGCGCGCCAGGGCCGCTACGACGAGGCGATCGACGCCTACGACAAGGCGCTGAAGCTGCATCCGCAGATGGCCGATGCGATCGCCAACCGT
This genomic stretch from Xanthomonas sacchari harbors:
- a CDS encoding type 4a pilus biogenesis protein PilO gives rise to the protein MSKKFNIKELDFNNLGNWPQQAKIVFCVLVTLFILAISWFLLISSKSDELQTLEQKETELRASFEKEQSRAVNLQPLKQQLVQMEQVLQQMLRQLPSKTEMPDLIIDISQTALSSGLTNELFQPGPESPKEFYAEKPIALRMVGSYHQFGAFVSGVASLPRVVILTMHDINLKPRDKSNGITARGELELSGTVKTYRYLDDKEMADQEQAAAAAKKAGKQGGGA
- a CDS encoding pilus assembly protein PilP, which gives rise to MSRQQRMVRILAAAALALVLGACGRTITSTPGDAPNLENWVKEVRARPAQPLEPLPVMQQFETFEYAAQGLRDPFSDAWANPDGSSGLRPDPNRRKEPLEQFPLDSLNMVGTLGSGAGQVALVMAPDKVTYRVRPGVYMGQSDGRVTGVHEDRIDLIELVPDGAGGWLERPASVALDDQ
- a CDS encoding type IV pilus secretin PilQ translates to MTFSKALSLRPIRRHATMRLCALGLAAMLGNAVVASAATPAAPAAAPAAPAAAPAKLTVSKIDFKRGDGGAGRLILSFNGSGASPDLRTQGNNVVVDVGNAVLPPELQRPLNVTDFATPVQRIDAKPYAGGAELVLNTNGGFESLAYQSGNEYVVEITPRAAAPAVGAVTATTVSQAAAQVAARGYSGKPVTFNFQDVPVRTVLQLIAEESNLNIVASDTVQGSVTLRLVNVPWDQALDIVLRAKGLDKRRDGKVIWVAPQQELAKFEQDKEDARIAIENREDLITDYVQINYHSATAIFKALTEAKGIGGSGGGGGGNGGSNGNSQNDNGFLSPRGRIVADERTNTLMISDIPKKVAQMRELINVIDRPVDQVLIEGRIVIATDTFARDLGARFGIAGRRQYGDNTAVISGNVANNTSILNSSVHNIPSGLNFNMPAGTFTTGTPGAIAYTLLGANFSLDMELSALQEEGRGEVISNPRIVTSNQREAVIRQGKEIGYVTITGGSSGVAATPNVQFKEVLLELKVTPTITDDNRIFLNMNVKKDEVDSYITLSGYGQVPVINRREINTAVLVDDGQTVVIGGVYEFTDRSSISKVPFLGDVPFLGNLFKKRGRSKDKAELLIFVTPKLMRVAKRSPAG
- a CDS encoding MoxR family ATPase codes for the protein MNTSSSPLDSPPAAPEQQRLHAAFVALRDGLSQTIVGQSALVERLLIALLADGHLLVEGAPGLAKTTAIRALASRLEADFARVQFTPDLLPADLTGTEVWRPQESRFEFLPGPIFHPILLADEINRAPAKVQSALLEAMGERQVTVGRHTYALPKLFLVMATQNPIEQEGTFPLPEAQLDRFLMHVRIGYPEAAAEAEILRLARERARETLESGEAPPPRMPLEDVFAARRAVLALHMAPPLERYLIELVLASRDASGYDAALARRIAWGASPRGSIALERCARARAWLAGRDFVTPDDVRAVAADVLRHRVLPSYEATAEGWDGDRLVAALLDKVPPP
- a CDS encoding DUF58 domain-containing protein; its protein translation is MAPQPTAPTAPGMPHAAAPAEAGIRPSLAELVALRAAVARIPPPRRGRHGLSGAAPSPMRGRGMEYAESREYVVGDDVRHIDWRLTARSGRTHTKLFQAERERLSLIVADTAPSLYFGTRVRFKSVQAARAGAVAAWAAQRQGDRLAALRGSRSEAPVPPASGPRGVLRVLDALARWYAQPPQEDAGLGMALDHAAKLLRPGSRLTVLADPASAQAVPAARWAALALHNEVELLLLADPLEVQPPRASLPFWASGRRVEVDLLASAAQQRWRAQFVQPLETLAAELPGRGVQVRVLLSDAPSESWLLPVQRGATP
- a CDS encoding DUF4381 domain-containing protein; the encoded protein is MSPQQLPLRDVHLPPAPAWWPPAPGWWMLAAVLLLAIGAALFVWLRRRQRVQRWQRQFDAATRTGEPPAQVAEVSELLRRAAQRHDPAAAALQGEEWLRFLDGGDKHQAFSAGPGRVLLDGGYRPSLDPAQVEALLPLARRRFLTLMAATRRGGRR
- a CDS encoding VWA domain-containing protein; amino-acid sequence: MSLLPSSLQSLSDLVAGFAWPWMWLAVPLPLLANLLLPARRGNAPALRVPYGERLQAVAAAPARGGLWRASVWLAWLAWFCLCAAAARPLQLGEPIMPPQQARQLMLAVDLSGSMSEPDMTLGGRVVDRLTAAKAVLADFLDRRDGDRIGLLVFGQQAYALTPLTADLATVRDQLRDSVVGLAGRETALGDAIALAVKRLREQKQGERVLIVLTDGVNTAGVLDPLKAAELAKAEHVRVYTIAFGGDGGMSLFGLPIPGSGGDDQVDEDTLRKIAQDTGGRFFRARDTAELASIYAELDRLEPVRSAGPAVRPRIERYAWPLAAALVLALLSFIWPWRRQ
- a CDS encoding VWA domain-containing protein; this translates as MTRVAEFLQALHLLRPEWLWALLLLPLLAWSWWRRRRRRDIWRRTVDSHLLPHLLARGDAKGRAGLLLGALGYALAVLALAGPSWRQEQQPLWQARTPLVIALDLSAQIDARDLPPSRLLQARAKLARLLHERAGGEVALVAYAGEPYTVAPLTDDAANVGLFLDALSPQVMPVAGQRTDLAIDWAAQLLRQAGFSRGDILVLSDQADAQAQQAAARAAGQGYHVSALGLGTAQGAAYRDDQGRLAHAQLDAGALRALAAAGTGRYAGLTPDETDLRALGVLRPQEEDATAADESHGRVWLDQGYWLLPPLMLLALLAFRRRGGAAVLLLVLAPLAMPLPVHAQAPAPPQIPTPPPGPVAGGLWKRADQIRQQRLDAGVQAYRKGDFAAAQQQFEGIDSDAGWYNLGNALARQGRYDEAIDAYDKALKLHPQMADAIANRAAVEAARKRQSSQNSKSGQQGKDGQQQKGGQSQNGQQQSGQQQNGQQQSGQQQNGAQKDQQQKDGQQQNGQQRDGQQGRNGAKDAQQAPPKPGDAQAQQQADAAQRQQMQQAMAQQGGADKQAAERAAAAANETPQQREQRQAVEAWLRRVPDDPGNLLRAKFRLEHERRQREQEP